A stretch of Treponema vincentii F0403 DNA encodes these proteins:
- a CDS encoding MptD family putative ECF transporter S component: MSSTTQSDKKMRTRDFIYAGAFCAIYLVLMLIIVMGSSMISPLLYFMAPLTVGLIGGTVYMLYVLKVHKFGAALILGALFALIACAQSWYGVLFALTAALLAELILFLGKYKSRIMYLISFVFFNLTMAAPTLMILLDYDKFMSFTKGYYNDSSAQAFARFAFHGKIWYVVLGCAILGGIGGALIAKNLVKKHFEKAGTV, encoded by the coding sequence ATGAGTTCGACAACACAATCCGATAAAAAAATGAGGACAAGAGATTTTATCTATGCGGGAGCGTTTTGCGCAATTTACCTTGTGCTGATGCTGATTATCGTTATGGGATCGTCAATGATTAGCCCGCTGCTTTATTTTATGGCGCCGCTGACGGTAGGTCTGATAGGCGGTACCGTCTATATGCTGTATGTGCTTAAAGTACATAAATTCGGGGCGGCGCTTATACTCGGTGCACTGTTTGCACTGATAGCCTGTGCACAAAGCTGGTATGGCGTGCTGTTTGCACTAACCGCAGCGCTTTTGGCGGAGCTGATCCTTTTCTTAGGCAAGTACAAATCGCGGATTATGTATCTTATATCGTTTGTTTTTTTTAATTTAACGATGGCCGCTCCCACGTTAATGATCCTTTTGGACTATGACAAATTCATGTCCTTTACAAAGGGGTATTATAACGATTCATCCGCGCAAGCGTTTGCCCGGTTTGCCTTTCACGGGAAAATATGGTATGTCGTGTTAGGCTGCGCAATACTCGGCGGAATAGGCGGTGCGCTCATTGCGAAGAATTTGGTCAAAAAACACTTTGAAAAGGCCGGAACCGTTTAG
- the fusA gene encoding elongation factor G produces the protein MLNTMRNIGIMAHIDAGKTTTTERILFYTGKIHRIGEIDDGAAAMDWMQQEQDRGITIQSAATTTYWRDHQINIIDTPGHVDFTAEVERSLRVLDGAVAVLCAVGWVQPQTETVWRQADRYHVPRICFVNKMDRIGADFFAAMEDVKEKFGCTVMPLEIPIGSAESFEGVIDLVTMEEIRWDAETEGEKFTRSPLSEQYRAEAEKYREKMLDVVSAYSDTVTELMLEGEPIPAELIKKEIRKAVLQRDYIPFLCGASRRNIGIQPLIDAIVDYLPAPDEVAPAEGIQLKKGTPVSIPCKVGGVPLGLVFKIQYDREAGALCYVRMYSGKIKSGDQVYNAGKKKRERVSRILRMHSNKSEPMDSVEAGDIAVFVGLKLAQTGDTLGSEGMPILLESMQFPEPVISVAIEPKSLSESDKLKDTLAILSREDPTFISREDSETGQLIISGMGELHLDVLTTRMLQDFKVEARIGKPQVTYRESITQTVEHTERFSKVLAGKEQTAQITLRVEPLERGSGNSFKNKVKVSTGGTPQAHSLPEDIVEAVEHAIRGAFNSGIQYGYPCVDIGVTLIDAEYDELTATTFAFEAAAAMGFDEACRKASPELLEPVMNVDILCPKEFVGDAMSQMTQRGGMVLGMDSKPSIDVVHAQAPMAKLFGFSTDLRSVTQGRASFTMSFSHFEIKKGGLGS, from the coding sequence GTGCTTAATACTATGCGGAATATCGGCATCATGGCGCATATCGATGCCGGAAAAACCACCACAACAGAACGCATTCTTTTTTATACCGGAAAAATCCACCGTATCGGAGAAATCGATGACGGAGCTGCGGCAATGGATTGGATGCAGCAGGAGCAAGACCGCGGTATAACCATTCAAAGTGCCGCAACGACAACCTATTGGCGCGACCATCAAATCAATATTATCGACACACCCGGACATGTCGACTTTACCGCTGAGGTGGAACGCTCGCTGCGTGTACTCGACGGAGCGGTCGCTGTGCTTTGCGCAGTAGGCTGGGTGCAGCCGCAAACCGAAACGGTGTGGAGACAAGCCGACCGTTATCACGTGCCGCGTATTTGCTTTGTAAACAAAATGGACAGAATAGGCGCCGATTTTTTTGCGGCGATGGAGGATGTTAAAGAAAAATTCGGCTGCACGGTAATGCCGCTTGAAATCCCCATCGGCAGCGCAGAAAGCTTTGAAGGAGTCATCGACCTTGTTACAATGGAAGAGATTCGCTGGGATGCGGAAACCGAAGGGGAAAAATTCACCCGCAGCCCGCTTTCAGAGCAATACCGTGCGGAGGCGGAAAAATACCGCGAAAAAATGCTGGATGTCGTTTCCGCCTATTCCGACACGGTAACGGAGCTGATGCTTGAAGGAGAACCCATTCCTGCAGAACTGATAAAAAAAGAGATCAGAAAGGCGGTACTTCAGCGCGATTATATTCCGTTTTTATGCGGAGCCTCGCGGCGCAATATCGGTATTCAGCCTCTCATCGACGCTATCGTAGACTATTTGCCTGCCCCCGATGAGGTGGCGCCTGCCGAAGGCATTCAACTGAAAAAAGGCACACCCGTTTCTATCCCCTGTAAGGTCGGCGGAGTACCGCTCGGCCTTGTCTTTAAGATTCAATACGATAGGGAAGCAGGAGCGCTCTGCTATGTGCGGATGTATTCGGGAAAGATAAAATCAGGCGATCAGGTATACAATGCAGGAAAGAAAAAACGGGAACGGGTCAGCCGTATCTTGCGGATGCACTCCAATAAATCGGAACCGATGGACAGCGTAGAAGCCGGCGACATTGCCGTGTTTGTCGGGCTCAAGCTGGCACAAACGGGTGACACGCTCGGCAGCGAAGGAATGCCGATACTGCTTGAATCCATGCAGTTCCCCGAACCGGTTATTTCCGTAGCCATAGAACCTAAAAGCCTTTCTGAAAGCGATAAACTAAAAGACACGCTCGCGATTTTATCGCGGGAAGATCCGACCTTTATAAGCCGCGAGGATTCGGAGACGGGGCAGCTGATTATCTCCGGTATGGGAGAGCTGCACTTGGATGTCCTTACAACCCGTATGCTGCAGGACTTTAAGGTGGAAGCCCGTATCGGCAAACCCCAAGTAACTTACCGCGAATCCATCACGCAGACAGTGGAACATACCGAACGGTTCAGTAAGGTGCTTGCCGGTAAAGAACAAACCGCACAGATTACACTCCGTGTGGAACCGCTTGAACGGGGTTCGGGGAACAGCTTTAAGAACAAAGTGAAAGTTTCGACGGGAGGAACTCCGCAGGCGCATTCCCTGCCCGAAGATATTGTCGAGGCGGTAGAACACGCAATCCGCGGCGCCTTTAATTCGGGTATTCAATACGGCTACCCCTGCGTAGACATCGGCGTAACCCTTATCGATGCGGAATACGACGAGCTGACTGCAACAACCTTTGCCTTTGAAGCCGCCGCCGCGATGGGTTTTGACGAGGCCTGCCGTAAAGCCTCTCCCGAACTGCTGGAGCCGGTGATGAATGTCGACATTCTCTGCCCTAAGGAATTTGTCGGAGATGCGATGAGTCAGATGACGCAGCGCGGCGGTATGGTACTCGGCATGGATTCAAAACCGAGCATCGATGTTGTTCATGCACAGGCGCCGATGGCAAAGCTCTTCGGTTTTTCTACCGATCTCCGCTCCGTTACGCAGGGACGCGCCTCTTTTACAATGAGCTTTAGCCACTTTGAAATTAAAAAAGGCGGCCTCGGCAGCTAA
- a CDS encoding energy-coupling factor transporter ATPase, with product MINFENVSFSYSGEHGTGDGVYGIDLTITDGEFVVLCGESGCGKTTVTRLINGLAPHFYEGEMTGTVLIDGVCVDKTALSDTAALVGSVFQNPKSQFFNIDTTSELVFGSENLGVPREEIKKRLEKTKCDMQLANLLDRDIFELSGGEKQQIACASCYTSNPKVFVMDEPSSNLDKRAIERLRSMLVKIKSEKKTVVIAEHRLYYLMDLADRFIYMNGGKIERIFTRDEMKGLAESDLAALGLRITDMRSLPALAQKAEASVRPKSDAVRAEQPTATPAEGVAFEAKPALELLDLNCGYGSARILDIERMALPKNAIVALIGNNGSGKSTLAEALAGLIPSSGSIAFDGMYMSAKERSRRSFMVMQDVNWQLFADSVLEEVMMNTDISREEAEAVLSKLGLLPFKDRHPASLSGGQKQRTAIASALCAKKEILIFDEPTSGLDRRGMERFGTLLNELKSSASLSLIITHDPELIMHCCTHILHLENGRAQAFYPLNEAGIDRVSAYFLRQNDENTSRKREKQSAVGKILHYAGVHRRTIYRAAACMAIASIASIAPYLFVYSILNGLLSGASPTLEGSAKTLALILLCELAYSILYVYGLQLSHRAAFSTLENIRCFLQEKLERIPLGKIKEMGSGAVKKLFTDDIESIELLLAHIIPEGIANLTVAAAALLCLIAIDWQLALLTGLVVVMGVSVSTQMFRIGTDQMGNYFAASKRLNNTIVEYVNGMEVIRIFNRQGEFGEHFASSVTAYRDFALSWYKVSWPWMALYGSLFSSILLYSLPFGTLLIVLGQLTLARYILIICISFGISPLLLRSVSFIGAIPQVSYKIQSLEKALDYPELKTGSAPFAGTGSGIEFRDVRFAYKDTEALKGVSFTAKENRMTAFVGASGSGKSTAAKLLVHYYDISDGGIFIGGQDIREMTLEALNEKIAYVSQDVFLFNKSIRENIRIGKKGASDAEVIEAAKKAQADDFIRALSDGYDTLAGEAGSKLSGGQRQRIAFARAILKDAPIIVLDEATAFVDPENEQKMNLAIREIVRDKTVIVIAHKLSSIINADCIIVFKDGGIVGQGRHEQLMETCGEYQNLWHASEDAADWTVKKEGSPL from the coding sequence GTGATCAATTTTGAAAACGTCTCTTTTTCCTATAGTGGAGAACACGGTACGGGAGACGGCGTATACGGAATAGACCTTACCATAACAGACGGCGAATTTGTTGTTTTGTGCGGAGAATCGGGCTGCGGTAAGACGACTGTAACCCGGCTGATAAACGGACTTGCCCCGCACTTTTACGAAGGCGAGATGACGGGAACCGTGCTGATAGACGGGGTGTGCGTGGATAAGACGGCGCTATCCGATACGGCGGCGCTGGTAGGCAGCGTTTTTCAGAATCCGAAAAGCCAGTTTTTCAATATCGATACGACAAGCGAACTGGTATTCGGCTCGGAAAATCTCGGCGTACCGAGGGAAGAAATTAAAAAACGGCTTGAGAAAACCAAGTGCGATATGCAGCTTGCGAACCTGCTGGATAGGGATATTTTTGAGCTGTCCGGCGGAGAAAAGCAGCAAATTGCCTGCGCATCCTGCTATACGTCAAACCCCAAGGTGTTTGTCATGGACGAGCCTTCCTCTAATTTGGACAAACGCGCCATTGAACGGCTCCGTTCCATGCTTGTTAAAATAAAGTCTGAAAAGAAAACCGTCGTTATTGCCGAACACCGGCTGTACTACCTTATGGATTTGGCTGACAGGTTCATCTATATGAACGGTGGAAAAATCGAACGCATTTTTACACGGGACGAAATGAAGGGACTCGCCGAATCCGATTTAGCAGCGCTGGGCTTGCGTATTACGGATATGCGATCGCTTCCGGCTCTTGCGCAGAAAGCGGAAGCGTCTGTGCGGCCGAAATCCGATGCGGTAAGAGCGGAACAGCCGACCGCGACTCCCGCCGAAGGAGTAGCTTTTGAAGCGAAGCCTGCGCTGGAGCTGCTCGATTTAAACTGTGGCTACGGTTCTGCACGCATTCTCGATATAGAGCGGATGGCGCTGCCGAAGAACGCAATCGTTGCGCTGATCGGTAATAACGGTTCGGGGAAAAGTACCCTTGCCGAAGCGCTCGCAGGGCTTATTCCGTCAAGCGGCAGTATCGCTTTTGACGGCATGTATATGTCGGCAAAGGAACGCAGCAGGCGCAGTTTTATGGTGATGCAGGATGTCAACTGGCAGCTGTTTGCCGACAGCGTATTGGAAGAAGTGATGATGAATACGGATATTTCCCGTGAGGAAGCAGAAGCGGTGCTATCGAAGCTCGGGCTTTTACCGTTTAAAGACCGTCATCCTGCCTCGCTTTCAGGCGGACAGAAACAGCGTACGGCGATTGCTTCCGCGTTATGCGCAAAAAAAGAAATACTCATCTTTGACGAGCCGACTAGCGGACTTGACCGGCGCGGTATGGAACGCTTCGGTACGCTTTTAAACGAGTTGAAAAGCAGCGCTTCCCTTTCGCTCATTATTACGCACGATCCCGAATTGATTATGCACTGCTGTACGCATATCCTTCATCTTGAAAACGGCAGAGCGCAGGCCTTTTATCCCTTGAACGAAGCCGGAATCGATCGGGTTTCGGCATATTTTTTACGGCAAAACGACGAGAATACAAGCAGGAAACGGGAAAAGCAGAGCGCCGTCGGGAAAATTTTGCATTACGCAGGCGTACATCGCCGTACGATATACCGCGCAGCCGCTTGTATGGCAATCGCTTCTATTGCGAGTATCGCGCCGTACCTTTTTGTCTACAGCATTTTAAACGGTTTATTGAGCGGCGCTTCTCCGACTTTAGAGGGAAGTGCGAAAACACTCGCACTCATCTTATTGTGTGAGCTTGCATATTCTATTTTATACGTTTACGGCTTGCAGCTTTCTCATCGGGCGGCGTTTAGCACGCTGGAAAACATCCGCTGTTTTTTGCAGGAAAAGCTTGAGCGCATACCGCTCGGGAAAATCAAAGAGATGGGAAGCGGCGCGGTAAAAAAGCTTTTTACCGATGATATTGAATCGATCGAGCTTTTGCTTGCGCATATCATCCCCGAAGGAATTGCAAACCTCACCGTTGCAGCCGCCGCTCTTTTGTGCCTCATTGCCATCGACTGGCAGCTCGCGCTGCTTACCGGCCTCGTTGTGGTGATGGGGGTGAGCGTTTCAACGCAAATGTTCCGAATCGGTACCGATCAGATGGGAAATTATTTTGCCGCATCAAAACGCCTCAACAATACCATTGTCGAATACGTAAACGGGATGGAGGTTATCCGCATCTTTAACCGGCAGGGAGAATTCGGCGAACACTTCGCCTCGTCGGTTACCGCTTACCGCGATTTTGCACTGTCGTGGTACAAGGTGTCATGGCCGTGGATGGCCTTGTACGGAAGTTTGTTTTCAAGCATTTTATTGTACAGCTTGCCGTTCGGTACGCTTTTGATTGTGCTCGGTCAATTGACACTTGCGCGCTATATCCTCATTATCTGCATTTCTTTCGGCATCTCTCCGCTTCTTTTGCGAAGCGTGAGCTTTATCGGCGCCATACCGCAGGTTAGCTATAAAATTCAATCGTTGGAAAAAGCGCTCGATTACCCTGAGCTTAAAACAGGCAGCGCACCGTTTGCCGGTACCGGCAGCGGCATCGAATTCCGCGATGTCCGTTTTGCCTACAAGGATACGGAGGCGTTAAAGGGAGTAAGCTTTACGGCAAAAGAAAACCGGATGACGGCTTTTGTCGGCGCATCGGGCAGCGGGAAGAGTACGGCCGCAAAGCTGCTGGTTCACTATTACGATATTTCGGACGGCGGTATTTTTATCGGCGGGCAGGATATTCGCGAGATGACTTTGGAGGCGCTCAATGAAAAGATTGCGTATGTTTCTCAGGATGTGTTCTTGTTTAACAAGAGTATTCGAGAAAATATCCGTATCGGGAAAAAAGGCGCATCCGATGCGGAGGTAATCGAAGCGGCAAAAAAAGCGCAGGCTGACGATTTTATCCGTGCACTGTCCGACGGATACGATACGCTTGCGGGAGAGGCAGGCAGTAAGCTTTCAGGCGGGCAGCGCCAGCGGATTGCTTTTGCGCGTGCAATACTCAAAGATGCGCCTATTATCGTGTTGGATGAAGCGACCGCCTTTGTCGACCCGGAAAACGAGCAAAAAATGAATCTTGCAATCCGCGAGATCGTGCGGGATAAAACGGTTATCGTCATCGCGCATAAACTGTCTTCAATTATAAACGCCGATTGCATTATCGTATTCAAGGACGGCGGCATCGTAGGACAGGGACGCCATGAACAGCTGATGGAAACCTGCGGCGAATACCAAAACCTTTGGCACGCTTCGGAAGATGCCGCGGATTGGACGGTGAAAAAAGAAGGAAGCCCTCTATGA
- a CDS encoding ligand-binding sensor domain-containing protein, producing MKYFITFVSTLFLMAGLVFCTDLIPLSFYTEPALFPFNAVVGVAEDSHDCLYFATHSGLIKYNGITSEKYEHLPFDNTTIRSSQIQTIYMDTDDILWLGTYSGLERFDIKNGTIGHFPVSDDVITAVFRDSKRHLWIGTINGLYFCRDGSCKNFTPFNNHQYNSFIGNNTIRSISEDSRGIIYASTYDGVWQYNEAEGSFEPCSLIPEGCPGKHGVVYHFIEDVNGTYWLSVWGVGLIRITPSKNKYEVYSLPDARIYTLYNNFITDNYIAVGTWGSGMYIINKKTKEVTPYKANQNLTGSLTNNVIYSLFINKYNMLFVGTADSLNIADLSRLSGDIAVPLYTEPAEAQKKLAHLEDTISCLAASANYIWAASHNILARYSLGGSEPKEFPFIVDENQVNSALIYSISVISDTEAWIGTNKGLYLFDSTAASFTPISLYNNRVSDTSSFLIRSIYQDLDDTLWIGTYGAGLIHFSPTKGILAQYRHSDTPRSLSNDIVFFVNRDSHGTLWIGTNKGLCRYVPETEDFIAYLYDVNKPTGISSNRVDSFCEDTKGFLWFGTNDGGICRFNPKTELFRTYTKDIGLSSNQIIGITDADDSFLWIAALKYLNLFDMTHETAQAYNIANIRQYGYFSCSPIALKDKGLFFFGTDKGILKISQEKLYTFRLQFAPIKIRALTADGEPVNLYAKKQPLVFGYKTDDIKISFAAPYSSRRKKPVCAYKLSGIDKDWIVSSDRNYVRYTHLPPGSYTFSVKNAAEGQDVVHDSVSFTIQQSFLISPVMIWFYIVVVSIMVFLAYKIHKLYWLQRYADLLEEKQLVLIQDNFTLKELSLLDHLTGIGNRRYIDMLGLKIWQMVMEHKTAIAVMMFDIDFFKNYNDRFGHQAGDELLRLIGADLKKRIRTETDLTGRYGGEEFLIVMYNLFPDKAMHIAEGIRKTVETMHERHPKEIVGQATISIGVFSETPSEEDTFEQMIHKADCALYRAKQTGRNKVVFYDTTMDQIDGCN from the coding sequence ATGAAATATTTTATAACATTCGTTAGCACACTTTTTTTAATGGCCGGTCTGGTATTTTGTACGGATTTAATACCGCTTTCATTTTATACCGAACCGGCTCTATTCCCCTTTAATGCGGTAGTCGGCGTTGCGGAAGACAGCCATGATTGTCTGTACTTCGCTACCCATTCAGGACTTATTAAGTATAATGGAATTACGTCCGAAAAATATGAGCACCTGCCCTTTGACAACACAACTATCCGGTCAAGCCAAATCCAAACCATTTATATGGACACCGATGATATCCTATGGCTCGGTACATACAGCGGGCTGGAGCGTTTTGATATCAAAAACGGAACGATCGGCCATTTTCCTGTCAGTGATGATGTAATTACAGCGGTTTTCCGAGACTCAAAACGGCACTTATGGATAGGGACAATCAACGGATTATACTTTTGCCGCGACGGCAGCTGTAAAAACTTTACCCCTTTTAATAATCACCAATACAATTCTTTTATCGGAAATAATACCATCCGTTCGATCAGCGAAGATTCCCGCGGCATCATCTATGCCTCAACGTATGACGGAGTATGGCAGTATAATGAAGCAGAGGGCTCATTTGAACCGTGCTCTCTGATACCCGAAGGATGCCCCGGAAAACATGGGGTTGTATACCATTTTATCGAAGACGTTAACGGCACGTATTGGCTTTCTGTCTGGGGTGTCGGGCTTATCCGTATTACACCGAGCAAGAACAAATACGAAGTGTATTCATTACCGGATGCACGGATATACACGCTCTACAATAATTTTATCACCGACAATTATATTGCGGTAGGTACATGGGGCAGCGGCATGTATATCATCAATAAGAAGACAAAAGAAGTAACTCCCTATAAAGCCAATCAAAATCTGACGGGCTCTCTTACCAATAACGTCATTTATTCGCTTTTTATAAACAAATATAATATGCTGTTTGTGGGTACGGCCGATTCGCTGAACATAGCGGATTTAAGCCGGCTTTCGGGCGATATTGCAGTACCTCTCTATACCGAACCTGCCGAAGCTCAAAAAAAATTAGCACATCTTGAGGATACCATTTCTTGTTTAGCAGCCAGCGCCAACTACATTTGGGCGGCTTCACATAACATCCTTGCGCGGTACAGCCTTGGCGGATCGGAACCGAAAGAATTTCCCTTCATAGTGGACGAAAACCAAGTAAACAGCGCCCTCATTTATTCCATCAGTGTTATCAGCGATACGGAAGCTTGGATAGGTACCAACAAGGGACTGTACCTTTTTGATTCAACAGCCGCTTCGTTTACACCTATTTCACTCTACAATAATAGAGTATCCGACACCTCAAGCTTTTTGATACGGTCTATTTATCAAGACCTTGATGATACACTTTGGATCGGCACTTATGGCGCGGGGCTTATTCATTTTTCTCCTACAAAAGGGATACTTGCACAATACCGCCATTCCGATACCCCCCGCTCGTTGAGCAACGACATTGTTTTTTTTGTCAACCGGGACAGTCACGGTACGCTGTGGATCGGTACAAATAAAGGTCTATGCCGATATGTGCCGGAGACAGAAGACTTTATCGCGTACTTATATGATGTAAACAAGCCGACCGGTATTTCTTCCAACCGTGTCGATTCCTTTTGCGAAGATACAAAAGGCTTCCTCTGGTTCGGCACAAACGACGGCGGTATCTGCCGGTTTAACCCAAAAACAGAACTCTTCCGAACCTATACAAAAGATATAGGGCTTTCCTCCAATCAGATTATCGGGATTACCGATGCGGATGACAGCTTTTTATGGATAGCCGCCCTTAAATATTTAAATTTATTCGATATGACACATGAAACGGCTCAAGCATATAATATCGCCAATATACGTCAATACGGCTATTTTTCATGTTCTCCTATCGCTTTAAAAGATAAAGGGCTGTTTTTCTTCGGTACCGACAAGGGTATATTAAAAATCTCTCAAGAAAAACTCTATACCTTCCGCCTCCAATTTGCACCTATCAAGATACGGGCACTGACAGCCGACGGTGAGCCGGTCAATTTATATGCAAAAAAGCAGCCGTTAGTATTCGGCTATAAAACAGATGATATTAAAATTTCATTTGCCGCCCCCTACTCTTCCCGGCGCAAAAAGCCCGTTTGCGCCTATAAACTAAGCGGTATCGACAAAGATTGGATCGTTTCATCCGACCGAAACTATGTACGATATACACACTTACCACCCGGATCGTATACGTTCTCAGTAAAAAATGCGGCGGAAGGGCAAGATGTCGTACACGACAGTGTTTCATTTACCATACAGCAAAGTTTTCTCATTTCTCCCGTTATGATTTGGTTTTATATCGTAGTAGTCTCGATTATGGTTTTCTTAGCCTACAAAATCCATAAGTTGTATTGGCTGCAGCGGTATGCCGATCTGCTTGAAGAAAAGCAGCTGGTATTGATACAAGATAACTTTACTCTTAAAGAGCTTTCCCTGCTTGATCACTTAACCGGAATAGGCAACCGCCGATATATCGATATGCTCGGCTTAAAGATATGGCAAATGGTAATGGAGCATAAAACTGCAATAGCGGTTATGATGTTCGACATTGACTTTTTTAAAAACTATAATGACCGCTTCGGACACCAAGCAGGCGACGAACTGTTACGCTTAATCGGAGCGGATTTAAAAAAGCGTATCCGTACGGAAACGGACTTAACCGGCCGGTACGGCGGTGAAGAATTCCTCATTGTGATGTATAACCTCTTCCCCGACAAAGCGATGCATATCGCGGAAGGCATCCGGAAAACGGTAGAAACAATGCATGAAAGGCATCCGAAAGAAATAGTAGGACAAGCCACAATCAGCATCGGAGTTTTCTCGGAAACACCGTCTGAAGAAGATACCTTTGAGCAGATGATTCATAAAGCTGATTGCGCGCTATATCGTGCAAAGCAGACGGGAAGAAATAAGGTTGTGTTTTATGATACAACGATGGATCAAATAGACGGTTGTAACTAA
- the secG gene encoding preprotein translocase subunit SecG — protein sequence MSGVSIALLVFFIIVAFLIVGLVLLQNEEGDSLGGLFSGGSNSAFGSRSGNILTRATYTLITLFFVVTFFLAWLNKSPGDSGLQQDAQLQQAETATEWWKEGTPNSNETGNTENTETVPQSSEGTAADNTSH from the coding sequence ATGAGCGGAGTAAGTATTGCATTACTGGTATTTTTTATTATAGTTGCGTTTTTGATTGTCGGATTGGTATTATTGCAGAATGAAGAAGGAGACAGCCTCGGCGGTCTTTTTTCGGGCGGATCGAATTCGGCTTTCGGCTCGCGTTCCGGCAACATACTGACAAGAGCAACGTATACCCTGATAACGCTGTTCTTTGTGGTTACATTTTTTCTCGCATGGCTGAACAAAAGCCCGGGAGATTCCGGTTTACAGCAAGATGCTCAACTGCAGCAAGCCGAAACCGCAACCGAATGGTGGAAGGAAGGAACGCCGAACTCCAATGAAACCGGCAATACGGAGAATACCGAAACCGTACCGCAATCTTCCGAAGGAACAGCTGCCGATAATACTTCTCATTAA
- a CDS encoding energy-coupling factor transporter transmembrane component T — protein MSPALYGSGESGNGILSLDPRTKLLIFFSSMVLSTFCYNGQPFMMYCTVVCVLLALCGEVWFAVKCFLLIAVMEYIRYVMLSSGTGAPAVTGIILGIAMLFRYGIPPFLALALLIKTTRISKLIAALSAMRLPVFVIIPIAVLLRFIPTVREEWSGIRKAMAFRGISLEPGAILRAPGKTVEYMLIPLLFSCISVMEELAAASLARGLDAERKRTSYEAVKMTLPDYIVMLLFVGMAIYAATGVGW, from the coding sequence ATGTCCCCCGCGCTGTATGGAAGCGGTGAAAGCGGTAACGGTATTCTCTCGCTCGATCCGCGCACAAAGCTGCTGATTTTCTTTTCGAGTATGGTGCTCAGTACATTTTGCTATAACGGCCAACCTTTTATGATGTATTGTACTGTGGTCTGTGTGCTTTTGGCATTGTGCGGCGAAGTTTGGTTTGCCGTAAAATGCTTCCTTTTGATTGCCGTTATGGAATACATCAGGTACGTTATGCTTTCTTCAGGCACGGGGGCTCCCGCCGTAACGGGCATCATACTTGGGATTGCGATGCTTTTTAGGTATGGGATTCCTCCGTTTCTTGCGCTTGCCCTTTTAATCAAAACGACACGGATTAGTAAGCTCATTGCAGCCCTCTCCGCCATGCGCCTGCCCGTTTTTGTGATCATCCCTATCGCTGTTTTACTGCGTTTTATACCGACGGTTCGAGAGGAATGGAGTGGCATCAGAAAGGCGATGGCGTTTAGAGGTATATCCCTTGAACCGGGTGCAATCTTGCGCGCTCCCGGTAAAACCGTTGAATATATGCTGATACCGCTCCTTTTCAGCTGCATTTCCGTAATGGAAGAACTTGCGGCCGCCTCCCTTGCGCGCGGGTTGGATGCGGAGCGGAAGCGCACGTCATACGAAGCGGTAAAGATGACGCTTCCCGACTATATCGTGATGCTGCTGTTTGTGGGGATGGCAATCTATGCCGCTACAGGCGTGGGGTGGTAG